ggcgtgctgattgagcactcgaaattatccctaagtgtgagtgcgaacgtggatggttgttcatctgtgtgtgccctgcgatccagggtgtccccctcctactgcccaaagacagctgggataggctccagcaccgcccgcgacccttgtgaggataagtggatcggaaaatggatggatggatgatttctaCCTGGGATTAGGGCTAAAAGAATTGGGCTTTTGGCCAGGGCTATGGTTTTAAAATAGGTTTCTGAGCCAGGGTTGGAACTTCAAACAAGGGATTAAGGATTCAAAAGAGAGTGTTAAGCAAAAATTAGGTCTTCAGATTTGGCTTTTAAAATAGCGTTCCAAGCCAGCATCGGTGTTAGTTCCTGGATGGCTTCCATCAGGGGTGTACCAAATGTTGCGGTTAGTGTGTCAGCTCATCAAACAAATGTTGTGCTGCTGAACCCAGAGCCCACGTCAAAGCCAAGCCAAGCTGAGCTGACGCAGCTCCACAGCGCAGAAGAGTATGAATCACCACAATGTGACGCTGCTCTGGCTTCATTCAAATGCGTCCGAGCCTTTTCAGTCGCCGACCGCAGTCGAAGGACGTGATCCAGTTGCTGCATCCTGTAATCAACTGAATTGCTGCTAATAGACTTCGTGCcaaaatgatgtcatcaatGACACTCTTGCAATTTCAAAACAGGATTTCAAGATAACATTTGTTCTTCAAATAAGCACTGGGCTTTGAAATTCGGGTTCAAACCGATGTTTGTAACGAAGGAATTGACATttaatgtttgtgtttagacaAGGGTAAATAGCAATGTTTTCTTTATTCTGGTAAACTTTTGTCAGCCTTGTACATTTACTGGACACTTCATTCGCTACACCTGCATCTGAGCTGTATTTTGGTTTGGTTCTATATTATAATTCAATATGAATCGTCattcaatcatttcaaaataattaccAGACAGATGATGGAAACAGTGGACAGCAGGTGAACAcgctttatgatttttttttctttcaacattcTGACTGGgatttattgtgtgtgtatttcaataaaacaaacaatcaatgaATCTGTATTGAAATGAACAGTGTCAAATTTATTACACACAAATGTTCTGGTCTTACAGGTTAGTCTTTCACTAAAACAAAAGTAAAGGAGCTATGAATTGTTATGAAAAACTGTTTATCTACTTCAATTAGTTAACTTTTGGACTCGGAGTCTTATGACAGCTTCACAACCCTCTATCAAAACAAGTTGTGGCATTCTTAGTCAGTAAATCAGATTACATTAATAATGCAAAACAAATCTTATCACTTCAACATTTCATGTGCCATGAATCTGTGATATGTAAACATGTTACTGCACTTCTTCAGCACTGAATTTATCAAGACACCATACAAATACATACATCACAGAAATATATAAGAAATACAGCCTGCTGTCTGACCAAAACAAAGaggtgttttattatttttttaaatgtatttccaaattgcagcctttgcaaTTTAAAACTGGATTCAGCTACATAGTAATGTTGATTTGCATTGAATTAATTATTTCTCAATACTATCAAATAACGATGACGGAAGTCCAAGGACCAcaatttgagaaccactgctttaatgTATCACTGAATGGGCCCGCGTTCAAAGCTAAGAGCGCCTCATTGAGCATCCGCTTCACACTGCAGACCTTGCGGCAAGCCTGCATCCACTTTCTCAGTGAGTGCCGGTGTGCTGCCTGGATATGGGCTTGCCCTTGCGCCACCACGGCACACCATGCAGACCCGCACCACTTCAAACAGTGTGTCCCTGAAGCGTTTGATCCGGAAGGCATACACCAGAGGGTTGAGTGCTGAGTTGATGTGTGACATAAAGATGCCCGTGTACACGGCCATCTTGGGCGTGGCAAGGCCCGGGTGGAAGAAGTCGAGGCAGTTGACGATGTGAAGTGGCAGCCAGCACGCGGCAAAGAGCAACACCACCAACGCCAGTGACTTGGCTAGCTTCAGCTCCTTCCGGTAGTAGCGCTCACCGTCCGATGTAGCTTCGGCCCGCCGGTTGAGCCGCTGGCGGATGACGCGGAATATCTCGGCATACAGTACCATCATGACGGCCAGTGGCACCACCACCCAGCCGAAGAAGTTGAAGTAGACCATGTAGTCCATCCGCATGACAGCGGTGAACTCGCACACCATGTAGTCCGAGCCACTCAGGTTACCAAGGGCGTGCCGGTTGTTCCAGCCCACCATGGGCACCAGGCCTGCGAGTAAGGAGACCAGCCAGCAAAGGCACACGGCCATGGATGCGCGCCTCTGCGTCACTATGGTGCTGTACCTTTTGAAATCACAGTCCGGGACCAATAAAACCATCAAGTGAGATATGGGCGAATGTAAAAAGACAGCTGCTGCCATTTAACAGACTCCCGCCAATGTCAGTTATTTGGGAAGCCATTTTAATTTTGCTGAAAGCCTACGATGCACAGTGCATTGATCGTCCAAAGGATATATGGTGCTCTGGAAGCTGTAAACAAGAGGAGTTGACTGCCT
The DNA window shown above is from Hippocampus zosterae strain Florida chromosome 9, ASM2543408v3, whole genome shotgun sequence and carries:
- the LOC127607127 gene encoding adenosine receptor A1 is translated as MASFPGVKVREHADTVYVSVEVAIALASVVGNVLVVLVVCMNRDLRNTTFCFIVSLAAADIAVGILVIPLAVTISLGISTRFYTCLFLSCLLVIITQISILSLLAIAIDRYLRVKIPIRYSTIVTQRRASMAVCLCWLVSLLAGLVPMVGWNNRHALGNLSGSDYMVCEFTAVMRMDYMVYFNFFGWVVVPLAVMMVLYAEIFRVIRQRLNRRAEATSDGERYYRKELKLAKSLALVVLLFAACWLPLHIVNCLDFFHPGLATPKMAVYTGIFMSHINSALNPLVYAFRIKRFRDTLFEVVRVCMVCRGGARASPYPGSTPALTEKVDAGLPQGLQCEADAQ